In one window of Episyrphus balteatus chromosome 3, idEpiBalt1.1, whole genome shotgun sequence DNA:
- the LOC129914918 gene encoding uncharacterized protein LOC129914918 yields MIDMREFWHEFVKQDRQINEAIIISKAECENAYIKKQQFDEIEVKYDEYMGELEDGINRTATDTNPNSTVLAEPQFKYTQLPKITLPKFDGDYNSWRSFSDLFTSLIHDNNQLQPVQKLHYLKGCLSGDAEKLLKHTPITNQDYEPAWSKLKKRYENTRTLANFHLKTLVNQIKITAESGKSLKMLVDTTEECLQQLKALKIDTSQWDALLIFLIVQKLPFMTLRLWEEELGDNQELPKYSTFLAFLNKRIRVLESIGNTIGAKPSTANIKRENIQTYHTVVNSHCPACNEKHYVGTCKTYLNMDVPTRKKIIKASNRCLNCFSNKHSHAKCRNKFKCKQCHQSHHTTLHFDESSSKDSNTERVNSNDAERTNTFLSMENCNALLPTALATACDRNGRSTILRCLIDTGSQTSFITENACQRMQIRGTPTSIQIHGLSKNQTACSKQRVQLRLKSTKNNHTAVEVKMFVLETITDLLPAKETSSQVLKHFKNLELADPTFWKPNPVDILLGADVYGHIIREGIRYAPGRSVVAINTIFGWIILGNNFISPNVSVKTFIATTNPINELGFLLQKFWEMEEVQTFNTQTPEDQKCEELYKANYERLPNNQYMVKLPFTDPNGPSLGSSRELALRRYEYLQRKLSKNAQLKREYEACLDEYITMGHMEECEPPKPNEPHYYIPHHAVFKQSTTTKLRVVFDASAKTTNGKSLNEQLLIGPTIQPKLFSTVLNWRKHKVVITADVEKMYRMIWMHPEHRTFQRILWRDPETKMLKDYQLKTVTFGVSPAQFLSVRTVQQAALDEQETYPLAVKATSSEFYVDDLLSGAETIDECLELQRQLRDMLSKSGFKLRKWASNRVEVISHLPTEDKELQGSLELQETESVKTLGIRWYPAEDYFTFNVQGLSDTQAKTKRIILSEIASLYDPVGWISPIIIIAKILIQTLWIGGYSWDSKVSQDITQQWYNFKEDLKNLNKLKIPRWIGISKTNQTNQIHGFCDASIKAYAAVLYIRTQDENGNIKVNLLTAKSKVAPVKPITLPRLELNGALLLAKLIKATIQDMQLESFPVFLWTDATIVLQWIREHPSKWKTYVANRVAEIQDVTPTEYWHHVPTKDNPADLASRGITTRQILDCDLWWHGPEWLSQNQTQWPRNPIQLEGTTLEAKAPSINALLSMSSSDWLPKYSSYTKLVRVIATVLRFVENCRDRENKRTSPLSVKELNESSTLILKMVQISAFKSELHIFKAEKPLSKKSQLMTLSPFLDGNGLIRVRGRLENADVPYDMKHPIILPRDHHVCNLIIDKAHKETLHGGTSLVLNTLRNNFWILDGKRVVTREIHKCVICAKHRAATTQQLMGALPAPRVNLTRPFTHVGIDYAGPIQLKMSTHRNAKHYKGYFCIFVCMATKAIHIEVVSDLTSMAFIAALKRFVSRRGLCSDIYSDCGTNFKGGKVKLDRDLEQAIKEAAPNIANYLSTLNINWHFNPPAAPHHGGLWEAGVKSIKYHLRRVLGTTVCTFEELATLLAQIEACLNSRPLCALRNDIDDLAVLTPGHFLIGQALNAIPEPDLTASNSSFNQRWKHVQQMNQHFWKRWSTEYLNRLQQRPKWLTNEQSLKVGDVVLIKDENTPPTAWPLGIIQMIHPGKDGLVRVVTVRTRFSTCQRPIVKICRLPIDQVETITTT; encoded by the coding sequence atgatcgATATGCGTGAGTTTTGGCATGAATTCGTTAAACAAGATCGACAAATAAATGAAGCCATCATCATATCAAAGGCTGAGTGTGAGAATGCCTATATAAAAAAGCAACAATTCGATGAAATCGAAGTCAAATACGATGAGTATATGGGCGAGCTTGAAGATGGTATCAATAGAACAGCTACAGATACCAACCCAAATTCAACGGTTTTAGCAGAACCTCAGTTCAAATATACTCAATTGCCAAAAATTACATTGCCAAAATTCGATGGTGATTATAATTCATGGAGATCATTTTCCGATTTATTCACATCATTAATTCATGATAACAACCAGCTGCAACCGGTACAAAAACTCCATTATTTAAAGGGATGTCTAAGTGGTGATgcggaaaaattattaaaacatacTCCCATCACTAATCAAGATTATGAACCGGCTTGGAGTAAATTAAAAAAGCGATATGAAAATACTAGAACTTTAGCAAATTTTCACCTCAAGACCCTAGTCAACCAAATCAAAATTACTGCTGAATCGGGAAAGAGCCTAAAAATGTTAGTCGATACAACCGAAGAGTGCTTACAGCAGCTCAAGGCGTTGAAAATAGACACCAGTCAATGGGATGcattgttaatatttttaatagttcAAAAATTACCATTTATGACATTGCGCCTCTGGGAAGAGGAATTGGGAGATAACCAAGAACTTCCAAAATACTCAacatttttagcatttttaaacaaaaggatTCGAGTATTGGAATCCATCGGTAATACCATTGGTGCAAAACCAAGTACCGCCAACATAAAAAGGGAAAACATTCAAACCTATCACACCGTCGTTAATTCTCATTGCCCCGCCTGCAATGAAAAACATTACGTTGGGACCtgtaaaacttatttaaatatgGATGTACCTAcacgcaaaaaaataattaaagcaTCGAATAGATGCCTTAACtgtttttcaaacaaacatTCGCACGCAAAGTGTCGAAATAAGTTTAAATGCAAACAATGTCATCAATCACATCACACTACACTTCATTTCGATGAGTCTTCATCAAAGGATTCAAATACTGAAAGGGTTAACAGTAATGATGCTGAAAGGACAAACACTTTCCTGTCAATGGAAAATTGTAATGCTCTATTGCCAACGGCGTTGGCAACAGCATGTGACCGCAATGGTCGTTCAACAATATTGCGATGTCTGATAGATACAGGATCGCAAACCTCATTCATCACAGAAAACGCCTGTCAGAGGATGCAAATACGTGGAACACCCACATCAATACAAATTCACGGTCTAAGCAAAAACCAAACTGCATGTTCCAAACAAAGGGTGCAGTTAAGACTTAAATCTACTAAAAACAACCACACGGCGGTAGAAGTGAAAATGTTCGTATTAGAAACAATCACTGACCTACTGCCAGCTAAAGAAACATCAAGTCAAGTcttaaaacatttcaaaaatcttGAACTAGCGGATCCAACATTCTGGAAACCTAATCCAGTCGACATTTTACTTGGAGCTGATGTATATGGCCATATTATTCGCGAAGGCATACGCTACGCTCCAGGTAGATCCGTAGTCGCCATCAACACTATATTTGGATGGATAATATtaggaaataattttatttcacctAACGTTTCAGTAAAGACATTCATCGCAACTACAAACCCCATCAACGAACTCGGATTTCTACTTCAGAAATTCTGGGAGATGGAAGAAGTGCAAACCTTCAACACACAAACTCCAGAAGATCAAAAATGTGAGGAGTTATATAAAGCCAACTATGAACGGCTGCCAAATAATCAATATATGGTAAAATTACCATTCACAGATCCAAATGGACCAAGTCTAGGTTCCTCAAGGGAACTCGCGCTGAGGCGTTATGAATATTTACAAAGGAAACTATCCAAGAACGCACAACTTAAACGCGAGTATGAAGCCTGTTTGGATGAATATATAACCATGGGTCACATGGAAGAGTGTGAACCACCCAAACCAAATGAACCACATTATTACATACCACATCATGCGGTTTTTAAACAAAGCACCACTACCAAACTACGGGTAGTTTTCGACGCATCTGCTAAAACTACAAATGGTAAATCACTGAACGAGCAATTATTGATCGGTCCAACCATACAACCGAAGTTATTCTCTACTGTTCTCAATTGGAGAAAACATAAGGTAGTGATCACAGCAGACGTTGAAAAAATGTATCGAATGATTTGGATGCACCCAGAACATCGCACGTTTCAGCGCATCCTATGGAGAGATCCAGAAACAAAAATGCTTAAAGATTATCAACTTAAGACCGTCACCTTTGGCGTGTCCCCTGCACAATTTTTATCCGTTCGCACAGTACAACAAGCAGCACTAGATGAACAAGAAACATATCCATTAGCAGTGAAGGCAACTTCATCAGAATTTTACGTTGATGATTTACTAAGTGGAGCAGAAACCATCGATGAATGCCTGGAATTACAGAGGCAGTTACGAGATATGCTTAGTAAGAGTGGATTTAAACTCCGAAAGTGGGCAAGTAACCGAGTAGAAGTCATATCACACTTACCAACAGAAGATAAGGAGCTACAAGGTTCACTCGAACTACAAGAAACGGAATCTGTAAAAACTCTGGGAATTCGATGGTATCCTGCAGAAGATTACTTTACTTTTAATGTTCAAGGTTTATCAGATACGCAGGCCAAAACCAAACGTATCATACTCTCGGAAATAGCATCATTGTACGATCCAGTTGGATGGATCTCGCCTATCATCATAATAGCCAAAATACTTATTCAAACCCTTTGGATCGGCGGTTACTCTTGGGATAGCAAGGTTTCTCAAGATATCACACAACAATGGTACAATTTtaaagaagatttaaaaaatctgaataaaCTAAAAATTCCACGATGGATTGGTATATCGAAAACCAACCAAACAAACCAAATTCATGGATTTTGTGATGCTTCTATTAAAGCATATGCCGCAGTTCTATATATTCGAACCCAAGATGAAAATGGAAACATCAAGGTAAATTTATTAACTGCAAAATCCAAGGTTGCTCCAGTAAAACCAATAACTTTACCTCGTTTGGAATTAAACGGCGCATTGTTGCTAGCTAAACTTATAAAAGCTACGATTCAAGACATGCAACTTGAATCCTTTCCTGTATTTCTATGGACGGATGCTACTATTGTTTTACAATGGATTCGAGAGCATCCATCGAAATGGAAAACTTACGTTGCAAACAGAGTTGCAGAAATTCAAGATGTGACACCTACTGAGTATTGGCATCATGTTCCCACAAAGGATAATCCAGCTGATTTAGCTTCGCGGGGAATAACAACCAGGCAAATCCTTGATTGTGATCTATGGTGGCATGGACCTGAATGGCTTAGCCAAAATCAAACCCAATGGCCAAGAAATCCAATTCAACTCGAAGGAACAACCTTAGAAGCCAAGGCACCATCTATAAATGCATTACTTTCAATGTCTTCAAGCGACTGGTTGCCAAAGTATTCATCATACACTAAACTTGTCAGAGTAATAGCTACGGTATTGCGATTCGTCGAAAATTGTCGCGACCGTGAAAATAAACGAACAAGTCCGTTATCCGTTAAGGAATTGAATGAATCAAGCACGTTGATCTTAAAAATGGTACAAATTTCAGCCTTTAAATCTGAGTTACATATATTTAAGGCAGAAAAACCTCTATCCAAGAAAAGTCAGCTTATGACGCTCAGCCCATTTTTAGATGGAAATGGTTTGATCCGAGTTAGAGGTAGACTGGAAAACGCAGATGTTCCATATGATATGAAACACCCCATCATTTTACCACGAGATCATCACGTCTGTAACTTGATTATTGATAAGGCCCATAAGGAAACATTGCATGGAGGCACTTCATTGGTTCTTAACACTCTTCGCAATAATTTTTGGATCCTCGATGGAAAACGAGTCGTAACACGGGAAATTCATAAATGCGTTATATGTGCAAAACATCGAGCAGCAACAACGCAACAACTAATGGGAGCTTTGCCGGCACCTAGAGTTAACCTCACAAGACCCTTTACACATGTGGGTATTGATTACGCTGGACCCATACAACTTAAAATGTCCACTCACAGAAACGCAAAACATTACAAAGGATATTTTTGTATCTTCGTATGCATGGCAACCAAAGCTATACATATAGAGGTCGTATCAGATTTGACCTCAATGGCTTTCATAGCAGCTTTAAAAAGGTTCGTGTCTCGACGAGGATTATGCTCGGACATATATTCAGATTGCGGAACGAACTTTAAAGGTGGAAAGGTGAAATTGGATCGCGATCTAGAACAAGCCATCAAGGAAGCAGCTCCAAACATAGCAAATTATTTGTCAACCTTAAACATTAACTGGCATTTCAACCCACCTGCCGCTCCACATCACGGAGGATTATGGGAAGCAGGTGTAAAATCCATCAAATATCATTTACGTCGTGTGCTAGGCACAACGGTTTGCACATTTGAAGAACTCGCGACATTGCTTGCTCAAATTGAAGCATGTCTAAACTCAAGACCCTTATGTGCATTGAGAAATGATATTGATGATCTGGCGGTTCTAACCCCAGGTCACTTCCTCATCGGTCAGGCTTTAAATGCAATCCCTGAACCTGACCTAACAGCATCAAACTCTTCGTTCAACCAAAGATGGAAACATGTCCAACAAATGAatcaacatttttggaaaagatgGTCAACGGAATATTTAAACCGTCTCCAACAACGCCCTAAATGGCTAACCAACGAACAAAGCCTTAAGGTTGGAGATGTTGTCCTAATAAAGGATGAAAACACTCCACCGACTGCTTGGCCTTTAGGGATAatacaaatgattcatcctggaAAGGATGGATTGGTACGAGTTGTAACGGTTCGAACAAGATTTAGTACTTGTCAAAGACCCATTGTAAAAATTTGTCGTTTGCCGATCGACCAAGTCGAAACTATTACGACAACATGA